In Mytilus galloprovincialis chromosome 1, xbMytGall1.hap1.1, whole genome shotgun sequence, the following are encoded in one genomic region:
- the LOC143053140 gene encoding trafficking protein particle complex subunit 12-like: MADDNVEEFLEDESLSEKEFHLQNPDVVIRGTTLRHSATTDTLDSVYLEPTAVEEDVQDIITAIPDLVKESTDSDSATGILEETIETVIDVGKKVIDQIPDVGKKVIDQIPGPVKELKNTNEAQGQMNISSYFADQNSLDDPFNSSAFVNVSSEDAIQTTEEKILEENVFDNFVEEESSVHQHLESRLSHEEPESVDFQVESDVNVMEASLQLIDDKEDFEMFTAENDPDPEFTEYGVSPGSSLLSERIHQMHLSESDQNEQEHSGFVGSIDRQLSSASHHSVGSEPIISPLPVSQFSSNQFSPFATPTHQPVPLPPVPASQLPSQPTPTHQKVHSPLANIPPSQPLGQPAAETNPSFETETPVIPTEVPFKTPPHTTAFSDTTGEDLFLSSIQMSDSDRQHDAWLPGDHSNFTPVAENLSTPGLVVNEPQGDPVRDLVYRYMGEQEAIKRQVLTIDSVTQNIEGLQKLIAGGCYRSAVDLTGRLLTETGQGPDQVGQITTHTTHSLQLWFCRFALLMKLRYYSIAESEFQAFQNLDTPDLYYEYYPRMYPGRKGSMVPFGMRILHAELPHYLGRSHEALDRLYYVLAVAQKILINLEDGLAEDGSAVEITPESRKVSKELWQEREKQVLYVIGNTFLAIKDYEAAVSVYDSILSKDCSCKADLLSGIGRIYLQIGNVPKAKDCFKQAEVLSDSQDKYVKCRNFINRGLEGMCLNNFSEAFENFKNAVECDPKNSSAVNNMAVCSLYVGKLMEALKSLEVLVHEDPERNLHEGVLFNLCTLYELESSRALHKKQALLDLVSRHKGDGFPVACLKMA, translated from the exons ATGGCTGATGATAATGTTGAAGAATTTTTAGAAGATGAATCTTTATCAGAAAAAGAATTCCACCTCCAGAATCCTGATGTAGTTATAAGGGGGACAACTCTTAGACACTCTGCTACAACAGATACTTTAGATTCTGTATATCTAGAACCAACAGCAGTTGAGGAAGATGTTCAAGATATTATTACGGCCATACCAGATTTGGTTAAAG AATCTACAGACAGTGATTCTGCCACTGGTATTCTGGAAGAAACAATAGAGACTGTGATTGATGTGGGAAAGAAGGTAATAGATCAAATACCTGATGTGGGAAAGAAAGTGATAGATCAAATTCCTGGTCCAGTAAAGGAACTAAAAAACACAAATGAGGCTCAAGGCCAAATGAATATAAGTAGTTATTTTGCTGATCAAAACTCACTTGACGACCCTTTCAATAGCTCAGCTTTTGTAAATGTATCATCCGAAGATGCCATTCAAACAACAGAAGAAAAGATTCTGGAAGAAAATGTGTTTGACAATTTTGTTGAAGAAGAGAGCAGTGTACATCAACATTTAGAATCCCGACTCTCTCATGAAGAACCAGAAAGTGTTGATTTTCAGGTGGAAAGTGATGTCAACGTGATGGAGGCCTCATTACAATTGATTGATGACAAAGAagattttgaaatgtttactgCAGAAAATGACCCTGACCCTGAATTCACTGAGTATGGTGTGTCTCCTGGGAGTAGTTTACTTTCAGAAAGAATACATCAGATGCACTTGTCTGAATCTGATCAGAATGAACAAGAACACTCTGGATTTGTTGGCAGTATTGACAGGCAACTGTCGTCTGCTAGTCATCATTCTGTTGGCAGTGAACCAATAATATCTCCATTACCAGTGTCACAGTTTTCGTCTAACCAGTTTTCTCCTTTTGCTACACCAACACATCAACCAGTACCACTGCCACCTGTACCAGCAAGTCAACTACCAAGTCAGCCGACACCAACACACCAAAAAGTCCATTCGCCCTTGGCTAACATCCCACCAAGCCAACCACTGGGTCAGCCCGCAGCTGAGACAAACCCATCATTTGAAACAG AGACTCCAGTAATACCAACTGAAGTACCCTTTAAAACACCACCTCACACCACAGCATTCTCCGATACAACAGGAGAGGACTTGTTTCTGTCAAGTATACAGATGAGTGATTCAGATCGTCAACATGATGCTTGGTTACCTGGAGATCATTCAAACTTTACACCTGTAGCAGAAAATCTTAGTACACCAGGCTTGGTAGTTAATGAACCTCAG GGTGATCCAGTGAGAGATTTAGTTTATCGATATATGGGAGAACAGGAGGCTATAAAGAGACAGGTGTTGACTATAGACAGTGTTACACAAAACATAGAAGGACTCCAAAAATTAATT GCTGGTggttgttacagatcagctgtaGATTTAACAGGGAGGTTGTTGACAGAGACAGGACAGGGCCCAGATCAAGTAGGACAGATAACTACTCACACAACACATTCTTTACAG TTATGGTTTTGTCGCTTTGCCTTGCTGATGAAGTTGAGATATTATAGTATTGCTGAATCAGAATTCCAAGCTTTCCAGAATTTAGACACTCCTGATCTCTACTATGAATATTATCCTAGGATGTATCCAGGCAGAAAAG GTTCAATGGTTCCTTTTGGTATGAGAATACTACATGCTGAGTTACCACATTATTTAGGCAGGTCACACGAAGCTTTAGATAGACTATACTATGTATTAGCTGTAGCACAAAAG ATTTTGATAAATCTTGAAGATGGTTTGGCTGAAGATGGCAGTGCAGTAGAAATTACTCCAGAAAGTAGAAAAG TTTCCAAGGAATTATGGCAGGAAAGAGAAAAACAAGTATTATATGTCATAGGAAATACATTCCTAGCAATTAAG GATTATGAAGCTGCTGTTAGTGTATATGATTCTATACTGAGTAAAGATTGTTCTTGTAAGGCTGACCTATTGAGTGGCATTGGAAGAATATACTTACAG attggtAATGTACCAAAAGCCAAAGACTGTTTTAAACAAGCAGAAGTACTATCTGACAGTCAAGATAAATATGTTAAATGTAGAAATTTTATAAACAG AGGTTTAGAGGGCATGTGTTTAAACAACTTTTCAGAAGCATTTGAGAATTTTAAGAATGCTGTTGAATGTGATCCTAAAAATTCCTCA GCTGTAAACAATATGGCTGTTTGTTCCTTGTACGTTGGAAAGTTAATGGAAGCTTTGAAGAGTCTGGAAGTCTTAGTACATGAAGATCCCGAGAGAAATTTACATGAAGGAGTTTTATTTAACTTGTGTACTTTATATGAACTAGAATCATCAAGAGCTTTACATAAAAAACAAGCATTACTGGACCTGGTCAGTAGACATAAAGGTGATGGATTTCCTGTTGCTTGTTTGAAAATGGCTTGA